In the genome of Dyadobacter fermentans DSM 18053, the window CACAAATGTGCGGGCCGCGGAACTGGCGAATATGATGGCCGCATTACCGCCCATTTCCCAGGTGGAGTATTACAATGCGGAGAAATTCAGGAAAATGTCTGCCGAAATTCCGCTTAAAAAGCTGATCGCGGGCAAATTCGATATGCGCTCGAACCTGGTGATGCCCATTGCCAATATTTCGATTGACGGAAAGCAGTTTTTCTTCTGCTTTTACAGCCGCCGCCCCGATGCCTTCGGGGAACAGGACCTCGAACTCTGCGCGCGGTTACAGCCTGCGATCGAAAGTGCGATCCGCAAAATGATCCGTGCCGCGAGCACATCCGGTCCCGATATGGAACTGGATCACGCGATCGAGGTAATGGCCGGTTCGAGGTCGGAGTCGCCTGTATTCGACTCGATGGTAGGACAGAGCCACCTGATGCTCAATATCCTTGACCTGATCAGCCAGGTGGCGCCGAGTGACACTTCTGTGCTCATCACCGGCGAGAGCGGTACCGGCAAGGAGCATGTGGCCGACACCATTCACCAGCTGTCTCCGCGAAAAAGCAAGCCGTTCGTGAAAGTGAATTGCGCCGCATTGCCCATTAACCTGATCGAGTCCGAACTTTTCGGGCATGAGAAAGGCGCATTTACCGGGGCGACCGAGAGGCGGATCGGGCGGTTTGAACAGGCGGACGGCGGGACGATATTTCTGGACGAGATCGGCGATATGCCGCTCGAAGTGCAGGTAAAACTATTGCGGGTGTTGCAGCAGCGGGAAATCGAGCGCGTGGGCGGCACCCAGCCGATCAAAATCAACATCCGGGTCATTACAGCCACCAACCGGAACCTCGAAAGGGCCATTGCCGAAGGTAAATTCCGCCTGGACATTTACTATCGCCTGAATGTATTCCCGATTGCCATGCCTGCGCTCCGGGAGCGGACGGAGGACATTGCACCGCTAGTGCATCATTTTATTGGCTATTTTGGCAGGAAAACGGGTAAAAACATCTCGGGCATATCCGATCGCGCCCTGGCGATGCTGATGGACTACGGCTGGCCGGGCAATATCCGGGAGCTGGAAAATGTGATCGAGCGCAGCGTGCTGCTGGCGAAGGGTAATTCGATCGACACGGTGTATTTACCGGCCCATCCGGCCGTGGAAGGAATAGCGAAAGCGGGGCCGCCGGTCCTGAAAAATATTTTTGAAAATGAGCGCGACCACATTATCAGCGTATTAAAGGCTTGCGAAGGGAGGATCAGCGGGGAAAACGGCGCAGCGAAGATCCTCGCCATTCCGCCTACGACGCTTAGTTCAAAAATGAAGAAGCTGGGGATTAAGAAGAGTATCGGCTTTTGACCAAAACATTCCCTGCTTATGCGAAGCGTCATTGTCTTCTTGCTGATCCTCTTCGCCGTAACCCATGTGGCCGGCCAGCCGGAAGACAAGCGCGCGGCGGAGCTCACACAGCTGTTGAGACGTGCCAAAAACGACCTGGAAAAGGCCAACGCGCAGATAGAACTCGCCCATCACTACATGGCGAAGCCGGGTTCCGAAGCAGCGGACATGAAAAAGGCCCGCGGGTTTCTGGATGACGCAACTCAGACCAATAGAACGCTTCAATCGGCGGTGATCGCGGGAAATATCCTGCTGGAAGATTCTCAGATTGAAAAGGAAACCGGTCACAGGAATGCCGGCTTGAAGAAATTGCAGGAGGCGATCCGGGTTTTCAGGCGCGCCAATGCGCCGGGCCGCGAAGGTCGGGCATTGATGGAACTCAGGCATTACTACGGACTGGAAGGCCAGGAATTAAAGGAACGGATTGCCATTGTGGGGCAGGCGGCGCATTGCTTCGTCCGGTCGGGCGATAAGCCTGAAGAGGGCAATGTGTACCTGGAACTGGGCGATCTTTACCGCATCATGGGCGAGCCTGCGGAGGCGATATTTGCGCTACGTAGGACCATTCAGCTTTATGAAGAATCCCGGTACACGGCCATGCAGTCGGTGTATAACCTGATCGGTAATGCATACATCGAAACGGGCGATTTTGAGAATGCGCTCCGGTATGGCCACCTGGCCGTGAAGGTGTTGGATGAACTGCGGGACACCTCTTTTGTGGCCGCAACCACCTATAACCGGCTGGGAATTACGTATTTCCGGATCGGTAATCTGGATATGTCGATGGAATGTTTTGAGAAGGCCTTAACCTATGCGATCCGGAACAACTGGGACGATGGGGTTGCTGAGATTACGGCTAATGTTGCCGAGCTGAGCATCAGGCTAGGGTCGAAAATG includes:
- a CDS encoding sigma 54-interacting response regulator, encoding MKQKILIVEDLFVEANHLRIILTRAGYQVTGIARTFEEARELVRTNQPDIALLDIMLAGKKNGIELAKCLNQQHIPFIFLSANSSEDILREAKATRPSGFIVKPFREKDLLISLEIAEYLHQNSNDAQLRKEAVFLQDLKTLAENGGEWTAQLLGIVKAFQRLIPFDYVSAGFFGKNFLPFKGMHFLRIGFDEYQAMDAEGLRMVTNVRAAELANMMAALPPISQVEYYNAEKFRKMSAEIPLKKLIAGKFDMRSNLVMPIANISIDGKQFFFCFYSRRPDAFGEQDLELCARLQPAIESAIRKMIRAASTSGPDMELDHAIEVMAGSRSESPVFDSMVGQSHLMLNILDLISQVAPSDTSVLITGESGTGKEHVADTIHQLSPRKSKPFVKVNCAALPINLIESELFGHEKGAFTGATERRIGRFEQADGGTIFLDEIGDMPLEVQVKLLRVLQQREIERVGGTQPIKINIRVITATNRNLERAIAEGKFRLDIYYRLNVFPIAMPALRERTEDIAPLVHHFIGYFGRKTGKNISGISDRALAMLMDYGWPGNIRELENVIERSVLLAKGNSIDTVYLPAHPAVEGIAKAGPPVLKNIFENERDHIISVLKACEGRISGENGAAKILAIPPTTLSSKMKKLGIKKSIGF